ATAATCCGCAAGGATACACGACTTTTCCGGCGAGTTTCCCGATCGGGCTTACCTGAAAATCAGTTCTGCCGCATCCTCGTATCAAGAGCGCATCACCCGTGAACGCGATTGCCTGCTCATCGCAAACGTACGTGATGCAACCTGCACAGATATCAGATGGAATATTTACGATATCGCGTGCTTCACTTCATCCGACCGCCATCCGACAAGCATCGCGCCGATTTTCGAGccaaatgtatatttatttcttcgcgGTGATTCACTCCGTAATCGACCGGCACGATAAACTAAGCTCTCGTTCGTCGGCTCGTTCATTCCATTTACGATATCGCATTCggcgaaaaaggaaaaaagggcAGGgcggaaaagaaagaaattgcgAACAGATATATTACGTTCGCTCGAAAAATATTGGTACGCGGCAGATAGAGGTGTATCCGACATGGAGAACATGAACATGATTCGTATCCTCCGAGATATAAAAAGTGATTTGAAATCAAGAAAggtaattggaaaattttgcGTAAACGCGTACGATAACTTGCCAATAATGGAATTACGACAGCTATTTTcttaacaattttgtaaagaCCAAATCAATGGACAATGATGatgactataaaaaatataacgtaaCATTAACTAAATTgtgctagaattatttatgttcCCCACGCGTATAATACACATGCACATGTTGctttacgaaatatttgcCGGTTTCCGTTTCTCGCGAAATGTATGcggtaacatttttaatcagCATCGTTGAAGTTTTACGATGTATAAGAATGAAGTTGATATCGAATATCTAACCCGCAGGTATTTAATACACGTTATTCCCATATTCGGCACGAAAAATCGAGCCTATCGAACGAGCCCGATATCGAGATAGCTCAGTAGACGCTTTCAGAGGATTTTCCTCGGACAAACGATTGAATCGCGACGAGTAGCGAATCGGCACGATCGATAAGAATGGCCGTAccttattcctttttttttcgttccgTTTTCCCAGTAGCGcagtatatgtgtatatatacatatgtacatgttCCGAAGCTACTAAATATCACAAACGCTTTGAGACCAAACTAAAAAGAAAGCTGTTTATATCGCCGCTAAAAATTAATGGTTTCCGAATTATCATAtagatagaaaatttaaagaaaagtttcttttctttgcgCTTCCAGAcataaatacaaaacattGATGTCTATTTGgcacaaagtaaaaattattttaatgacagTTTAATTCaaagattaattatacaatttaatgttaataaataagcaGACATTATAATCctctattaaattcttttgCTAAAATTCAGCGAAAAAATTCGAGCTGATTCAGAAGTTCGTAATTCCAGTGGTGATTccgggacaccctgtataaaaGAACCTGGCCTGAGTGAGACTTTCTCAATGATAGAAAAGAATATCAATATAAGAACACGTGTGTTGAAAAAAGTACAGAAAATTGCAGTTGCGATATATCCTGGATAGAGAACAGCTCAAGTTAATCACTCTAGGGATTGTATCGCACACGCAACACGCGTGTAAAATTCAAAACACGATGCAGCACATGCTCTTCTTCTTCTGgagataatgaaaaagaaaggagaagaataTGAGAGAATAGACAAAGCTGCAATAccgagataaaattttaatcttttgtaGAAAAACGTTTGAAACATATAAGAgtaagaaaacaattaaaataatattataaaataatattaaattatctataaaataatattaaattgcgGTCTAACAATATGTACTATTAagtaaaaatgaaacaaaattttctatatcgAAGCTCAAAGATTAAAATCATAATTCTCATATTTctatcttctcttttctttggATCTTCAATGAATAATCTGCACGTCGAAAATCACGGAGTctacgatatatttttcaatgcagtTCTTAACAATACTCACGCGCGCGTCTTTCTAACAAAAATTGCAGTTGATCAAATCGATCCGGCGTTCGAGATAAATAGACgtgcattatatatttctgattCTTTCGAGCCACGtggtaaaaatatatatatcgccgTCTTTCGCGAGAAAAGTATTTCGCCACTTTTTCTCGGCAcctcaattaataaaataatagaccGGGCGAAcgcgcgatcgatcgcgcAAGAAATGCACCCCGACATCGCGAAATGTGTGCGGACGTGTTCCATAACTTTTCCGCAACGTTATTAGCCCCGAAACTTTCGTTACGCTATACCCGAAAGTCGTGTTTCGTATCGTATTCATCGTGCGAGCGCATTAAAAATCGCGTTAAACCGGATTTACCGAATGCTTCGCGAAGATTTACAGAACACGACGTTGTACACCGCGCGGCATTCGCGTCGAAGAGAAAAAAGCTTGGCTTTAATGGAATTCGGAGTAATTTCTTTCAAGTAAACCGAGACTTTTAAAACACTCGCTGTTAAACGTAAACGTTAAAGAGCGAAATAATTCTCGAAAAcgataaagagagaagaaaaaaaaggaaaagtgcAAAGATTCATTTTTCACTCGTGGACTCAACGAGACAATAtatcatatacgtatatatcgtAAACGCGAAATAGCTCACAGAACATGTCGAGAAAACGCCTGAAATCCACGTATGTATCAAATATGATACACTATGCACTTAGCCCCTTATAGGGCGGCGTTGTGCTCTATTTTACCACTCCATGTAACTGACACATATGCGATGGTAGGATGCTAGCTAAATGGACAATGGTGTAATATTTTACTGCCCGAAAAAAAAAGGCGAAAGCAGAAGCAACCATTCCCGGCAAAACACACAcgcattgttttatatattttaccagTAATATGTATAACTTTAATATAGCGCATCGATTAGGCGCGTATTGATTCCCCAAGTTATTCTCGACTttctatcttaaaaattaacaagttGCAAAGTGGAACCGTATATATACAAGcatgacaaaatatttaaaacgttaaaaatatcgaaagagagaagcaaataataaaataggaaTTATAAGATaggaattatataaagaaagatattaatcGTTCATCGTATGAAAATTCGTTCAGGTCACAATTTTTACAAAcctataaaatgttatataaacatgaaaaaacGTGATTATATCATTTCAATACGTGTTGATACGATtcaacttaaataaatatcgatttatcTCAAAATTCCGATACTTATCCTGCACGAGTTCTCCGAAATGCGTTCGCCAACAGAGGCGAATTTATGAAGAGAGAGCTTTACCTTCGGTGTGACCCGGAGTGGGCAGCACCCTCAGTTGGTGCCTGCCGAATTGGACTTGATCGTTCGGCTCCAGGAGCACGTCCGCCTTGGCACCGCTGCTGCGCGATATCACGGACTTGCAGCCGGGCAACAGGCCCTTCAGCCGACCGGTCCCGGTGATGTGGTCCGCGTGCATATGCGTGTTCACTGCAACAAGCGAGAAAGATTGCTGCCGGGACAAAAACGCCAGTCATTGTTACCAGCAAATGCATAATCGATAAGCGCGAGCCGAGTTCGCGATCACGTCGTTTTATCACGTTTCCGTTACAGAACATCGTGGAGTCGAGAAATGGAATACGATTGTCCCAGTGTAGAGACAGTATAGTGACggaattattcattaataaagattttacgaAGAATCCTGTCGATCAACGACGACGTAGATCTGACAAATGATAAATCCTAAAGATAAATCCTATCATATGGAATGACAGgattaatcttttaaagaCATTTAATACTGACGTTTAAAAAGTTCCGGCGAACACAGTTGGTACTTCGACGTTGATTAAAAAGTCTGAAATTAATGTCGGAAGTTCTGGAATATCGCTTGTACCGTCGCTTCTAAAATATCTATACACGTATAAATGCACGcggatatatataatttagctttaatggataattaaattacgttaAATCTATTAATCTAATTAGCGGCCTCGCTCTCTTTGTGGAACTGTGAGTTACAAATAATGCGCATATAGTTTTACGGGAAGGGGGGGAGGGGCGGCATTAATGGCGTTTGCATTATCGGAAAACAGAGAGAGGTGCATTATGGAAATGTCCGTTTGTTCGGGACAGAATTGGCACACGCAGAGTTCCGCATAAACAAGTGCATACGTTCCACTTAGCCAAAGCGATCCCTCGCAAAAACCACTTCGCGGTCTGATAACGCAATAAGTAATAAAGTAATCCTATCAACCCTTTTTCATCGTGATATACGACGCTGCAAACTTTGTCCCTTCTCGCCGAACCGAAAATCCCTTGAGACCCTTGAGTCATTAAGGGCGCAAATTTCGAAAAAGCTAATGCTGCGCAAGTAAGGGCGGATGTTGATTTATCTCGACTCTGAAATTAACAATTAGAAGTCGAGGGgtttaaaaaaaggagagaaaaagaacacaaatatatcttcttatataaattagtttacaatttacttaaatttgaataatgcattttaaccttttaaagatatttaatacgtataaaatatatgtgtaattaattaattaattggcaagtatatcaaatttttatctatcttAATTCTGAAACTTTATAGAgatatttctgcaataatatttatgttacattattttgaTTCCTGCGCctaatatatttcgaaattaccttttttatatatatacttcctttcttatgtaatattttgaacAGTAGACGTTTGCGCGGCATTGCTTCAACAGCCATTACCGCTGATTAGTCAGTCAAACTTTTAATCAAGGGttaaacttacaattaattaatttccatgCAGATCCGTTCTCACGCGCGATAAGCACGATTTGTCGAAATAACGCTCTCGTCGTCGCGATACACTCGTGAGAATTATACAGCGGCCGCGAAATCGCATCGGCTCGTGCCCCGAAGTCGAAGTTCTTTATCGAAATTGGCGAAGTTCGACAATATGCCCAAGCGCACCACTCTCACCGGGTTTATGGTCCACGGGCGTGTTAACCCTCAGGACAATGGCGAAACTATGCGGAGGGGTTCACGACCGTTCTTAGCGGCGGCGGGATTGCATGCTAATTCATTACGAAGTTCGGCAAATATTGGTCGGTTAGTAGGATAGTTTTCGCGATATAACTCCTGCGCCCTCGGCTCGTAAATCACGGCACGGAGCATCGCGTACTTAATTGCCGACAAGTACATTTCCGACGATATCGAGTAACGGCGCCGGTAAGATAATACGTTTTGTTGTTAATTAGTGtacgtaattaattagttatcgATTCGGGTATTTTATGGGTGCAATGTACGtcaatataaatgttaaaccTCTGCACCCGCAGGATGATTCATTTCGTGCAACGTTAATGCAAAAATGCCGGCCTAATAATCACGTATCGagataacttttattaactATATGCGTCGATCGATATGGTTGAGAAATGTTTTTGAACGTTCAAGCCAGATcttgcgaaataaaaaaagggcagaaaattggaaaaatccTATTACCCATAACGTTGTGCATGGAAGGTGGAAGTGGCTAGCGATATTGATTTGGCACTTCGCAAGTTGTAAAAGCTAAAAGAGCAATAAACGTCGATATGTAAAAGCTAAATATTTCCAGAAAGTTTTCCCAAAATTTCACACACGTAGTTGAGGCAACGTGTTTTCGAGTTTGAACCGATATTTCTTATACTAGTTTAATAGTAGTTCTTCGGTAGGAGAACTTTCTCCAAAAActtgtatgtattatatcataaaagtGGCACAAATTGAAGTTCGGAAGGAAACGCGAGGATATTTTTTCTcgcattatttataacatataacacaTCAATTAAATATACCTCCCTAAAATTATATGACAGGCATAGACAGGATGACTGACGCGTGTAAGACGCTTCTATTCGAATTCAACAACGGTCGATATTCGGTCGAATTTCACAGTTTAAGCTAACAGCGATTGTAAATGTCGACATGATACTATTTTAACGCGCTACTGCTTCGCAAAAATTCgaatttgtttcaaaaatatacatgGTAAACTCCACGTGTAATCTAGCTGGAATGTATCACGCAGAGCACACAATCCCGACTAAATAATGTCGAATGATACTGGAAAAACTGAATGGCATTCCCGCATGTTTTTCTCACGCGTCGATCTACCGCTATTTTTCACAAACCGCGAAATTTACGGGCGAGATAATGATCTATACGTCCGGTTGGCAACTCACGGGCGTATTTCAGCTTTAATCCCAGCTCCTCGACGATTGTTTTGTCACGATCGGCCCATTCGATGACCGGATCAATCAAAATTGCTTCCTTATCGTTGACATCGGCCAGCAGATATGTGTACGTACTCGATATCGGGTCGAAAAACTGGACAGATTTTTAAACACAGTTATCcattactttttaacaaattatatacggaaataaaattacattatccataatgtaattataaagaCACAATCACGagaatgatattattattactaaaacaagaataatatattatacataaataacatattattcttgttttaataattatataatcactCTCGTAATTGTGTCATTATAATTACGTTATTACAAATAAGACCGTAAATATGTATGATGCATACATTAAAACGCTGAAAAAAGCAAATAGATGATGTAACATGATGTCCACAAGGAGATGATGTAAATGTATCCATCATATACGACATATAACGTCATACACGATAACAAAGTCACGAAGGAGATTATGAAAAACTTCGCGCTatcagtaatatatatttaccgcACATGTATTTCGATTCTGAAcgaactaaaataaaaatacgacaGAGATAAAATAATCAGTCGCCGGCAAACAAACTCATTCACATTTCGCAACGTTTAACAatgatttgtatattttgaatcCTATCGCATGTTTAATTGCATCGACCCTCCGATTTGTGTGTGACGTGCAGGAGGCTGGAGGACGGCaggaaatataattctttgaaaatacACTAGACTGTGCGAAACCATTTTCACGAAGCgcaaacaaaaaacaaaatgtttttctgcattttttctTTCCAATGTTAACACGCAACATTCACTAATCCTGTCAGTTGTGACCCGTTTTTAGGGATATTATTCGGAcgtgtaataatttttgttccCAGTCAGATTTCATCTACGTTTTCATCCGATTCTGATTTGAAGCCTATTGGAAAACAAAACGTATTTTACTTCGAGTATAAATCCAAATATgaacgaaaaaatataacggCGGAATATTTTCACAGTTTCTTTGTTATATCGATATACAGTCGTTCCCCTCTGTATATTCATCGCGGAAACGAATTTATTAACGAATTAAATTCATTCATTCGGCAATTTTCAAGCAGGCGGCCCCGCCCCTGCACACGTCGTAACTTATCACTTTAATGTTACATTTTGCTGCCATATAATCTTGTTACGTCTACGCAAGCTAACCGATGTAAAAGCCGTAAAAACAATGGCAAATATTTCGCATTCCATACGTCAAGTTATAAACTCAAAACCGATTACCTTTCGACCGGTAAATCAAATTTCCGTTCGAACCGTTTCAAACGTCTGTTGAAATTGTAAACGGAAAAAGCtccatagaaaaaaaaacacgcaGTTACGGTTGAACAATACAGAGTATTATAGAAACAACGCAGATTATAAAGAACACGACATCGAAACTACTGATGCGGTAATAACGgcgagttaaaaaaaaaagtgtataatatagtttgcttaaaacaaattCGTTGGGTATTGTGATGTGTATAGCTGATAGCATGCAGAGCGAGTAACAGAATTACAAAGTTACGAAAAATCCCTCGACATTTTtgttaagaagaaaaatttgttcCATATTCGTGAAAAAATATCCTCTCTTGGGACGTTCCAGTCAGCCGGAGAAACTTTctacatcaaaatttttacaaaccGAGTAAACCGTCGGATGTAAAGTTCGGCGTGTTTTCAAGGTTATTCCGAATATCCTTTCAAAGGCGAACGTGAATGCCAACGCTCTCCCTACGCGCttttcaatacatattttcctGCAATCCTTTCTTTTATCCCTCAAAATCCGAGACGCGAAGCcgctttgttttatttattttacaaacgcAGAGGAAAGGAAACAGAGTTCTagtacgttttttttttaattgatatttctataccatcttaaaatattttttttttttttttttttttcgaaatattaagtatacattcattttatttaaaatattacaaaaaacgGATCTTATATAGATCTTTTGAAAAATGCACTTTTCTATACTTTCTAAATATGTTCCTCGTACTTTTTTtgcgtttcttctttttccctcaaaattttaaatatacaaagatatacaaagagataattaatataaagatattaaaggATCGAATTCTTGGATTTATTTTTCCCGATTAAGATTGTTTTCCAAAGCGATATTCCAAGATTGAAGTAAAAAggattttaacatatattatggattaaaaatttgattaaaaagaagaaacaagtgtaaattttttcgaattaaataagatatctTTGTAGGATAAATTCAACCAAactttaattgatttaatcgGTGATTATCTTATCAAGTAACAAcacttgaattattttaaaaagagatagaattgtaatttttttattatatttaacttatatttatttttttattaattatcttattatttatatggaAAAGGATTAGAttagggaaaaaaaattatatattatataattagaaagaGCAGAATTTTGCCGATTAAGTCGGAGTTCGCCCTTACAATTTTAAGTACGAAAAGTGTGCGGAAAGATGCGACTAAGATTGGCATTTATAATTCGATGCTACATTCAAGATCGTTTCAAGTATGCTCTTTTCGGTCATTCTATTAACCGGATGGAATTTTAAGAGCAGATTTAAAACGATCttaaatgtacatacaatCGAGCTACAAATTACGCTTTAATAAACTTACAAGAGTCGCACATATCGTCGCTGCCGCTCGTCAGATGACGTTGGCGACCAAGCCGCGTATTCCTGGGACATGCGTCGGTTACCTTTCGGGCCGAGTATTACTCACCTGGCGAAACAGGAAATCCCTCGAGAAGGGCACGCGCTCCGTCAGAACGTCGGCCATGGCGCGCGTCCCGTTTCCCCGCAAAACTGTCGGCGACGCCACTCGGCAGATATTGCGTCCACATGCAATCATGGTCCGCTTGCATCCGTCCACGTGAAGTGAAGCCACCGGCACGCGAATCGCGGGACTCGCCTCGTTTCGTCGCGTAACGTCGCGCACGACTACCGGCGATAAATGACAACACGCCGGTCGCCGCCGATTCGGCCGATTCCCCCAATTTCGTATCCCCTCGCCTCGTATTTCGCAACATTGCGCAACACAGTTATCTTTTGCTATCTGTTCAGTTGGATCGGTTTGCCACGTCACGATGCGTTAATCGCTCAATCATTTCTCTCAATGAGCCTAATtgtgcccatctacaataggtgttttaagccctaagccttttaagaaattgttcaatcacaattgaatttgaagagaataattgactgtgattggtcaatttttaggGCTCAGGgtttaaaacacctattgtagataACCACTAATGTGAATTACGTGTCGGGCAATATGCGGACGATAACGCGTCCCTGTCACGTAGGCACGCCTTTTTAAGATAAGGTCGCCCATCTTGGAAAACATGATATAGTCTCGGTCGGTCCCCTACTACCTTGACCGCTATTTCCGGTTTACACTTGTTACTTGTTACCACTTGTTATGctgtctacaatgcgagtcgtaaagtcgtgagtcgtaagaattgaccaatcacaatcgaatttgaggagaataatcgactgtgattggtcaattcttacgactcacgactttacg
The nucleotide sequence above comes from Temnothorax longispinosus isolate EJ_2023e chromosome 4, Tlon_JGU_v1, whole genome shotgun sequence. Encoded proteins:
- the LOC139810940 gene encoding persulfide dioxygenase ETHE1, mitochondrial isoform X1, whose translation is MLRNTRRGDTKLGESAESAATGVLSFIAGSRARRYATKRGESRDSRAGGFTSRGRMQADHDCMWTQYLPSGVADSFAGKRDARHGRRSDGARALLEGFPVSPVNTHMHADHITGTGRLKGLLPGCKSVISRSSGAKADVLLEPNDQVQFGRHQLRVLPTPGHTEGCITYVCDEQAIAFTGDALLIRGCGRTDFQGGSATILYKSVHEKIFTLPRNYRLYPAHDYNGRTVTTVAEEEALNPRLSKSLEEFVRIMNNLNLPYPKMIDKAVPANKVCGLYEVEEEKGEQ
- the LOC139810940 gene encoding persulfide dioxygenase ETHE1, mitochondrial isoform X2 — encoded protein: MIACGRNICRVASPTVLRGNGTRAMADVLTERVPFSRDFLFRQFFDPISSTYTYLLADVNDKEAILIDPVIEWADRDKTIVEELGLKLKYALNTHMHADHITGTGRLKGLLPGCKSVISRSSGAKADVLLEPNDQVQFGRHQLRVLPTPGHTEGCITYVCDEQAIAFTGDALLIRGCGRTDFQGGSATILYKSVHEKIFTLPRNYRLYPAHDYNGRTVTTVAEEEALNPRLSKSLEEFVRIMNNLNLPYPKMIDKAVPANKVCGLYEVEEEKGEQ